A window from Toxoplasma gondii ME49 chromosome IX, whole genome shotgun sequence encodes these proteins:
- a CDS encoding hypothetical protein (encoded by transcript TGME49_288475) has product MLFEMGRENAGFTENSWLLRVVNFDSLTYRDIVVPSSLIDVTNERKPISCCVGCILALANSSKADTVPIQRETLEVGPDAPPTGEWPWCVFAGRRGVTRGCTRATDSKAETPGATNGLNHGGHCCTALNRNNTCSTSGAAVCSAKDYTVVYGRRVIYCGSGIPPQSATGSCAHDRAQALSSSSTSQYCHGQATGLNHGHAAANSEQHACSVFTNRQSWRRKRVDSITPQTSCGETLSQDWKVQPEAPDTAESVCFRYDTRFRDRSSETTKSSRSCDTWSHHIYAPKSTRDRDCGFSQDYSVSVQGGNEWISGLRDTRTKHEGAGCSPSQLGAVPVKRMTNRIYSKSRDKRTETHRENAGVLNACTGRVVTLYIGATDYSDSSEHAEFLAGTVHRLQTLRRQHQTVMERVRNMTNARATEGVSSPVRRAASSVAVPPPTMTQSVDGQLQASPKLPYCSDQTRCNCFQVRVAAICWMLSTYSELVNAFFACLLPSVASDAVSIVPRASTKPLFSGDSARNKRGRRHASGGDLVVATRPAFHNSSAGSGFLPLDARRNESRAPNGGFLSPLLHQMCWVRNHVRPTEAASSSLVLDRYSHAEDSNARPRAAELLHATLLLLDRGEAAMDRSRETTPVHQPLQIPATVGLALVRPVPRTVLPRSRTPARTFWRPVTKDRRQQKLASGPAHPSSTASPTESENSHAINSDYAVRYKWFGKGSSELSDRPPSLFSLCADSLSRMLIAVLPTIFDFQCSAMNGQLLCSLIDWSRVRRPPRVALTLLLVASSAEHSASDAGMLGANRFQRRISSWQGSLPVTGSAMGSQLLGVYCSCEVTQRERQSSKDEAAEPGLCSRPSENLSVSLEDIMPFRQRFPFVDMLLHRVYDVRDLFPSLPYLSAEVLMAVFCSRTLNRIDTEQQMVSLFKSWQRIQTLKRRYCSSTCEFEHSSTTSIHSRTVRENTRADTSCMYHLDSAVVEGADQKNSDSHPVHCICGKTPDRVFTGTAHSHAFCFSVGGQSCQMTVPLEQDGGNTPTSDPVGRLPSPVTSARQSNVRAEHSALRFPICARSADASGVTACQRMRSEAAPWLHLFSCSTPAAASWSRTAGLLHHQPRRPVLSWSRKFATTCQGADPSSADDLPQVVCQRTTQCQPAGEEARDFVASDNTGTDKLLRARILQGERHLRRGPRYPASNIVSTLEGSRFAYSPEKPLSTYFTAAEILVWLHKRWRLVFIRRKRLLPKRARNGVVEQVTGENCAADCTNACCPTLLAPCCGDSSVEDLPSHRDHVIPRRSFPNGVPPVVEMSAHTGKNVVSGSVHEKVRVAVTDCTKVQDSSLGPVSTSSSFSPVRDNGTLHSGGLLRFCNTTMKPEAGGCQQIPEQQQNRSPHRDGSDESTSTAQLDRSFGETEPSTGWGRSTTARGRAGRTEAGCPEQRRLHGGSEVDDDSTTGLYRGESPVSLGDLSHISLSDIADHLTLSAESHHGVTVPKPATKRRFVNRLVYASDTRWLEVLRNGPQHRRPEQQPYGGGIFFRHMRDAECVALNIAARLSLLSAEHLPKTHGALEGVVRHLLFKTSAAAVFSNVFPERSADTWECLGLQGGKTAGFPSGNLVTGFDPGFLNSDAGYVPVDIVYACGHGLCGSQQGQVHGCDPRFLEPLNHIRLHPTPDAELRTVTSEAFSQRSTNGIPNVRDSQTANLGPAAPSGIIPELRPHPHRRSHHCPLFMSPRLGHELRTGIADRIQDRVGGHISGKENCLRVSRVSAASSVRLPTTGCLHEKAPASVRSQIECASPGIIPSAGRGDSGDTGVYLSPSTNVAGTLRDNNSDITSRIPLLYLFDYNNTPHAPYVCSKKPKDDKCLFRIRCSQRALSGETYSDSVKPNLAVSKNGQPKEMYYNREAGNSWERVVLPCDGGEEGWMSAAAPLDMLLHRQSSLIRLWERRLLINTVAESLRCTPKAVTPEIPRWEDDIQSDSSTRACSSMCAWPSLGVDCPCGCTKAVRQVTRGPVDGDMHAE; this is encoded by the exons ATGCTTTTCGAGATGGGACGTGAAAATGCTGGATTCACCGAGAATTCCTGGCTGCTGCGGGTAGTCAACTTTGATAGCCTGACGTACCGTGACATCGTCGTGCCTTCGTCTTTGATAGACGTTACCAATGAACGAAAACCTATATCCTGCTGCGTTGGGTGTATCCTGGCGCTAGCGAATTCATCAAAGGCCGATACCGTTCCAATACAACGCGAGACTCTGGAAGTCGGCCCTGATGCGCCACCAACCGGAGAGTGGCCGTGGTGTGTCTTTGCAGGTCGACGAGGGGTTACTAGAGGATGCACACGTGCCACAGACAGTAAAGCGGAAACCCCGGGTGCGACAAATGGACTAAACCACGGAGGTCACTGTTGTACCGCACTCAACAGGAATAATACTTGCTCTACAAGCGGTGCGGCTGTATGCTCTGCTAAAGACTATACTGTAGTGTACGGGCGACGCGTAATCTACTGCGGGTCAGGGATACCCCCACAATCAGCTACAGGCTCATGTGCTCACGATCGAGCTCAGGCGCTCTCAAGCAGCTCCACGTCCCAGTATTGTCACGGACAAGCAACTGGGTTAAATCACGGGCACGCTGCGGCTAACTCGGAGCAGCATGCATGTTCCGTCTTCACGAACCGGcagagctggagaagaaaaagagtcgACTCGATCACGCCTCAGACGTCCTGTGGGGAGACCTTGTCTCAGGACTGGAAAGTACAACCTGAGGCACCTGATACTGCAGAATCGGTGTGCTTTCGTTATGATACCAGGTTCAGGGATCGCTCATCTGAAACAACCAAATCGAGCAGGTCCTGTGATACCTGGTCCCATCACATCTACGCACCAAAGTCAACTCGAGATCGTGATTGTGGCTTCTCGCAGGATTACAGTGTTTCCGTTCAGGGTGGAAACGAGTGGATTTCAGGACTGAGGGATACAAGAACAAAACATGAAGGAGCGGGGTGCAGCCCCAGTCAACTGGGCGCGGTTCCGGTGAAGCGAATGACAAACAGGATTTATTCGAAATCCCGAGATAAAAGGACTGAAACCCACAGAGAAAATGCAGGAGTGCTCAACGCATGTACGGGCAGAGTTGTGACTCTTTACATCGGTGCAACTGACTACTCGGACAGTAGTGAGCATGCTGAATTCCTAGCCGGCACCGTTCACAGACTGCAAACACTAAGGCGGCAACATCAAACAGTCATGGAGAGGGTCAGAAACATGACGAACGCACGAGCCACAGAGGGCGTTTCCAGTCCAGTACGCAGAGCGGCTTCATCTGTGGCAGTGCCACCTCCAACGATGACCCAGTCAGTGGACGGGCAACTGCAGGCCTCACCAAAACTACCTTATTGTAGTGATCAGACCCGTTGCAACTGCTTTCAAGTGAGAGTTGCAGCGATCTGCTGGATGCTGTCGACCTATAGCGAACTTGTAAATGCTTTCTTTGCCTGCTTGCTTCCATCTGTGGCAAGTGACGCTGTTTCCATTGTTCCGAGGGCGTCAACAAAACCTCTATTCTCGGGAGACTCTGCCCGGAACAAAAGAGGGCGCCGTCATGCCTCTGGTGGTGATCTTGTAGTAGCAACGCGACCTGCGTTTCACAACAGTAGTGCCGGATCgggttttcttcctctggacGCTAGGCGCAATGAAAGTCGTGCACCGAATGGTGGTTTTCTGTCACCTTTGCTTCATCAAATGTGCTGGGTGAGGAATCACGTCAGACCGACAGAGGCGGCTTCATCCTCCTTGGTTCTAGATCGGTATTCACATGCTGAAGACAGCAACGCACGGCCCAGGGCTGCCGAGTTACTACATGCTACACTGTTGTTACTCGATCGTGGAGAAGCGGCCATGGATCGTTCACGTGAAACGACCCCTGTCCACCAGCCCCTTCAAATCCCCGCAACTGTCGGACTTGCTCTAGTTCGACCTGTTCCTAGAACGGTGTTACCACGGTCACGGACGCCAGCACGGACGTTCTGGCGGCCTGTCACGAAGGATCGCCGGCAGCAAAAACTTGCCTCAGGGCCGGCTCACCCATCGTCCACCGCGTCGCCaacagaaagcgagaacTCTCATGCAATTAACTCTGACTATGCTGTGCGCTACAAATGGTTCGGCAAAGGCTCTTCAGAACTTTCCGACCGCCCACcatcccttttctccttgtGCGCAGACAGCCTGAGCCGGATGCTTATTGCTGTTTTACCCACTATATTCGATTTTCAGTGCTCAGCAATGAACGGACAGCTTTTGTGTTCGCTCATCGACTGGTCCCGGGTTCGGCGCCCACCACGCGTTGCCCTAACGCTACTCTTGGTTGCCTCCAGCGCCGAACACAGTGCCTCGGACGCAGGCATGCTTGGCGCGAATCGGTTCCAGCGTCGAATCTCCTCGTGGCAAGGTAGTTTACCCGTCACGGGTTCAGCCATGGGCAGCCAATTGTTGGGGGTATATTGTTCATGTGAAGTCACGCAAAGGGAACGCCAGTCTTCTAAAGACGAAGCGGCCGAACCTGGCCTCTGCTCCAGACCAAGTGAAAACTTGAGCGTGTCGTTAGAAGACATCATGCCTTTCCGGCAACGTTTCCCCTTCGTTGATATGTTGCTTCATCGCGTTTACGATGTTAGAGACTTGTTCCCCTCATTACCGTATTTGTCGGCCGAGGTGTTGATGGCAGTATTCTGTTCGCGGACTCTCAACAGGATAGACACCGAGCAACAAATGGTTTCCTTATTTAAGTCATGGCAGCGGATTCAAACGCTCAAAAGGAGGTATTGTTCGAGTACGTGTGAGTTCGAACACAGTTCTACTACAAGCATTCACTCACGTACTGTCCGAGAAAACACTAGGGCGGACACTTCCTGCATGTACCATCTTGACAGTGCTGTGGTGGAGGGGGCTGATCAGAAGAATTCCGACAGCCACCCTGTGCATTGCATCTGTGGGAAGACTCCTGACAGAGTGTTCACCGGCACAGCTCATTCACACGCGTTCTGTTTCAGCGTCGGCGGACAAAGCTGTCAGATGACAGTCCCGCTGGAGCAAGATGGTGGAAATACCCCGACATCTGACCCAGTTGGTCGCTTGCCGTCCCCCGTAACTTCTGCGCGGCAGTCAAACGTTCGTGCAGAGCATTCggctcttcgttttcccaTCTGCGCCAGATCAGCCGACGCCAGCGGAGTGACAGCATGTCAGCGCATGCGGTCTGAGGCTGCACCATGGCTTCACCTGTTTTCTTGCAGCACACCAGCGGCGGCTTCATGGTCTCGCACCGCTGGCTTATTACATCATCAACCACGTCGTCCGGTCCTCTCTTGGTCACGCAAATTTGCGACAACGTGTCAGGGTGCAGACCCGTCTTCTGCAGATGATCTGCCCCAGGTTGTCTGCCAGCGGACGACGCAGTGTCAACCAGCAGGGGAGGAAGCAAGAGATTTTGTCGCCTCTGACAACACTGGAACGGATAAATTACTGAGAGCACGAATACTTCAAGGTGAACGTCACCTTCGAAGGGGACCGCGATACCCTGCATCCAACATCGTGTCCACTCTGGAAGGTAGTCGCTTCGCTTACAGCCCCGAAAAACCTCTTTCAACATATTTCACCGCAGCAGAGATTCTTGTTTGGCTTCACAAAAGGTGGCGTCTGGTCTTCATCCGTCGGAAACGCTTGCTGCCCAAGAGGGCAAGAAATGGTGTCGTCGAACAGGTAACCGGAGAAAACTGTGCAGCAGATTGCACAAATGCTTGTTGTCCCACACTGTTGGCCCCATGTTGTGGCGACAGTAGTGTAGAAGACTTGCCCTCACATAGGGACCATGTCATTCCCCGGAGGTCATTTCCCAACGGAGTACCTCCAGTAGTCGAAATGAGCGCGCACACGGGGAAGAATGTCGTCAGTGGATCTGTCCATGAAAAGGTCAGAGTGGCTGTTACGGACTGCACAAAAGTACAGGACAGTAGCCTGGGGCCAGTTTCCACATCCTCAAGCTTCTCACCCGTCAGGGACAATGGCACACTCCACTCTGGCGGTTTGCTTCGTTTTTGCAACACAACTATGAAGCCAGAAGCCGGGGGATGCCAGCAAATACCAGAGCAACAGCAGAATCGGTCGCCTCATCGTGACGGTTCTGATGAATCGACATCGACAGCACAGCTGGATAGGTCCTTCGGTGAAACTGAGCCGAGCACGGGCTGGGGTCGGTCGACAACTGCACGAGGGAGAGCAGGCAGGACGGAGGCGGGTTGCCCCGAGCAACGGCGTCTCCATGGCGGAAGCGAAGTGGACGACGATAGTACAACCGGTCTGTATAGGGGAGAATCTCCAGTAAGCTTAGGTGATTTGTCTCACATTTCCCTAAGTGATATAGCCGATCATTTAACTCTATCTGCAGAAAGTCATCATGGTGTGACAGTGCCGAAACCAGCGACGAAGCGGCGGTTTGTTAACCGTCTCGTGTACGCGTCAGACACACGGTGGCTCGAAGTTCTTCGCAATGGACCACAACACCGCAGGCCGGAACAGCAG CCGTACGGCGGCGGGATCTTTTTCCGTCATATGCGGGATGCCGAATGCGTGGCTCTTAACATAGCGGCCCGCCTTTCGCTCCTGTCAGCGGAGCACCTACCCAAAACACATGGAGCACTGGAGGGCGTCGTTCGTCACCTTCTGTTCAAGACGTCGGCAGCTGCTGTGTTTAGCAATGTGTTCCCTGAGCGGTCGGCTGATACGTGGGAATGCCTTGGATTACAAGGAGGAAAGACCGCCGGTTTTCCGTCTGGAAACTTGGTAACGGGGTTCGACCCGGGATTCTTAAACTCGGACGCCGGATATGTGCCTGTAGACATCGTCTACGCCTGCGGTCATGGCCTATGCGGAAGCCAACAAGGCCAAGTTCACGGATGTGatcctcgtttcctcgagCCACTTAATCATATCAGATTACATCCGACTCCGGATGCAGAACTACGAACGGTGACAAGTGAGGCTTTTTCACAAAGGAGCACTAATGGGATCCCCAATGTAAGAGACTCTCAAACGGCCAATCTGGGCCCCGCGGCACCGTCTGGAATCATACCTGAGCTTCGTCCTCACCCCCATCGAAGGTCACATCACTGTCCGCTCTTTATGAGCCCTCGTCTAGGTCATGAATTGCGTACCGGCATCGCTGACCGGATTCAGGATCGTGTCGGTGGTCATATTTCCGGTAAAGAGAACTGCCTGCGAGTGTCACGAGTAAGCGCAGCATCTTCGGTTAGGTTGCCGACAACTGGGTGTCTCCACGAGAAGGCTCCGGCGAGTGTCAGATCACAGATAGAATGCGCCAGTCCCGGGATAATCCCATCTGCTGGACGTGGTGACTCAGGTGACACAGGTGTCTACCTGTCTCCATCAACAAACGTAGCTGGTACTCTGCGGGACAATAACAGCGATATCACATCTCGCATACCATTGCTGTACCTTTTCGACTACAATAACACACCCCATGCTCCTTATGTTTGTTCCAAGAAGCCAAAAGATGACAAATGTCTTTTCCGAATCAGGTGTTCACAACGTGCTCTTTCAGGTGAAACTTACAGCGATTCTGTGAAGCCTAATCTTGCAGTGTCGAAAAATGGTCAACCAAAAGAGATGTATTACAACAGGGAGGCGGGAAACAGTTGGGAAAGGGTAGTTCTTCCATGTGATGGTGGAGAGGAGGGATGGATGTCTGCTGCAGCACCGCTAGACATGCTACTGCACCGACAGTCTTCCCTCATCAGGCTGTGGGAGCGACGCCTGCTGATTAATACTGTTGCTGAGTCTCTTAGGTGCACACCTAAGGCTGTGACTCCGGAAATACCTAGGTGGGAGGATGACATTCAATCCGACAGCAGTACACGGGCCTGCAGCTCGATGTGTGCCTGGCCTTCTCTTGGCGTTGATTGTCCGTGCGGGTGCACAAAAGCTGTTCGACAAGTAACGCGAGGTCCAGTGGACGGAGATATGCATGCGGAGTAA